A part of Bacteroidota bacterium genomic DNA contains:
- a CDS encoding DUF1761 domain-containing protein: MPLKINIIAILVAVLVCFVIQMIWYIAIFSKPWMKEMGYDPNMRPDKKSMMKGMLLTFIGTFLFAWVLAFYLAGWKFIPGATEMTPFVTGINSAISVWVGFLFQFT; the protein is encoded by the coding sequence ATGCCTTTAAAAATTAATATAATAGCCATATTGGTTGCTGTGCTTGTCTGTTTTGTAATACAAATGATTTGGTACATTGCAATTTTTTCAAAACCTTGGATGAAAGAAATGGGTTACGACCCAAATATGCGACCAGACAAAAAATCAATGATGAAAGGAATGTTACTTACATTCATAGGGACATTTCTATTTGCTTGGGTTCTTGCATTTTATTTAGCAGGTTGGAAGTTTATACCAGGAGCAACAGAAATGACACCATTTGTAACAGGAATAAATTCTGCAATTTCAGTTTGGGTTGGTTTTTTGTTCCAGTTCACTTGA
- the ilvC gene encoding ketol-acid reductoisomerase: protein MAQLNFGGVMENVVTREEFSLEKAREILKNETVAVIGYGVQGPGQALNLKDNGVKVIVGQRKGTKSWNKALADGWVENETLFEVETACEKGTLLMNLLSDAGQIQAWETMKKNLTTGKALYFSHGFGVTFHEKTGIVPPKDVDVFLVAPKGSGTSLRTLFLKGQGLNSSYAVFQNATGKAEEKALALGIAIGSGYLFETTFQKEVYSDLTGERGVLMGAIAGIFEAQYNVLRQRGHSPSEAFNETVEELTQSLMPLVAENGMDWMFANCSTTAQRGALDWKGKFREATTPVFNELYDDVLSGKEAAIVIEANSKPDYREKLNAELKEIQQSELWQTGMQVRKLRPQTK, encoded by the coding sequence ATGGCACAATTAAATTTTGGCGGCGTAATGGAAAATGTCGTAACACGAGAAGAGTTTTCATTAGAGAAAGCAAGAGAAATATTAAAAAACGAAACTGTTGCAGTCATTGGATACGGCGTGCAAGGTCCGGGACAAGCCTTAAATTTGAAAGATAATGGCGTAAAAGTAATTGTAGGACAACGAAAAGGGACAAAGAGTTGGAACAAAGCACTTGCTGATGGTTGGGTAGAAAATGAAACTCTTTTCGAAGTGGAAACCGCTTGCGAAAAAGGCACTTTACTCATGAATTTATTATCAGATGCAGGGCAAATACAAGCATGGGAAACGATGAAAAAAAATTTGACAACAGGAAAAGCCCTGTATTTTTCACATGGTTTTGGCGTTACTTTTCATGAAAAAACAGGTATCGTGCCACCTAAAGATGTAGATGTGTTTTTGGTGGCTCCCAAAGGTTCGGGAACTTCGTTAAGAACCTTATTTTTAAAAGGGCAGGGTTTAAATTCCAGTTATGCCGTTTTTCAAAATGCAACCGGAAAAGCTGAAGAAAAAGCATTGGCATTAGGCATCGCTATCGGTTCTGGCTATTTGTTTGAAACCACATTTCAAAAAGAAGTGTACAGCGATTTGACTGGCGAACGAGGCGTTTTGATGGGAGCTATCGCAGGTATTTTTGAAGCACAATACAATGTGCTTCGTCAGCGAGGACATTCGCCAAGTGAAGCGTTTAACGAAACCGTAGAAGAATTGACCCAAAGTTTAATGCCTTTGGTAGCTGAAAACGGAATGGATTGGATGTTTGCCAATTGCAGTACCACTGCACAACGAGGAGCATTGGATTGGAAAGGTAAATTTAGAGAAGCTACCACGCCTGTTTTTAATGAACTGTATGATGACGTGCTTTCAGGTAAAGAAGCAGCCATCGTTATCGAAGCCAACAGCAAGCCTGATTACAGAGAAAAACTCAACGCAGAACTTAAAGAAATACAACAAAGTGAGTTGTGGCAAACTGGAATGCAAGTACGAAAATTAAGACCTCAAACCAAATGA
- a CDS encoding SRPBCC domain-containing protein: MSITDNAKNRTLTIKKTFDAPVKLVWDAWTEADQIIQWWAPQGMKINVVEHNFKVGGKWKFSMPMPNGGDFVSEGTYLEIVEHQKIVTSADFKPMTENVELHVTFSADGDKTNFEFSVIHETEDYAKAQEKMGFYNGWGSALNRMEEVINKQLNK, translated from the coding sequence ATGAGTATTACAGACAACGCAAAAAATCGCACCTTGACGATTAAAAAAACTTTCGATGCACCAGTAAAATTAGTTTGGGACGCTTGGACAGAAGCTGACCAAATCATACAATGGTGGGCACCTCAAGGAATGAAAATAAATGTAGTCGAACATAATTTTAAAGTTGGTGGAAAATGGAAGTTTTCCATGCCAATGCCAAACGGTGGCGACTTTGTTTCAGAAGGAACTTATTTAGAAATTGTAGAACACCAAAAAATTGTAACAAGTGCTGACTTTAAACCAATGACTGAAAATGTGGAACTGCACGTTACATTTTCAGCAGATGGCGACAAAACAAATTTTGAATTTAGTGTAATTCACGAAACTGAAGACTATGCAAAAGCACAAGAAAAAATGGGCTTTTACAATGGCTGGGGTTCTGCATTAAACAGAATGGAAGAAGTAATAAACAAGCAACTTAACAAATAA
- the ilvN gene encoding acetolactate synthase small subunit — translation MKTIDTTFTVSIFTENTIGMLNRITIIFTRRHLNIDSITASETEVKNVHRYTIVLRTNREQINKVVGQIDKLIDVLKAFVHEDNEVVHQEIALYKIKTTELKSNNVEQVVRENSAKVLTVDPDFIVIEKTGHKEEIQVLFEKLKTFGILEFARSGRVAVTKPMKDLTSYLKEFEKNNKQIVQ, via the coding sequence ATGAAAACAATTGACACAACATTTACCGTATCCATATTTACGGAAAATACAATCGGAATGCTCAACCGCATCACCATCATATTTACAAGACGACATTTGAATATTGACAGCATCACAGCTTCTGAAACAGAGGTTAAAAATGTGCATCGTTACACTATCGTTTTGAGAACAAACAGAGAACAAATAAATAAAGTTGTTGGGCAAATCGATAAATTAATTGATGTTCTGAAAGCCTTTGTACATGAAGATAATGAAGTAGTACATCAGGAAATTGCGCTATATAAAATCAAAACAACAGAACTTAAATCTAACAATGTAGAGCAAGTGGTTAGAGAAAATAGTGCCAAAGTTCTCACCGTAGATCCCGACTTTATCGTCATTGAAAAAACAGGGCACAAAGAAGAAATACAAGTTTTGTTTGAAAAACTGAAAACATTTGGCATTCTGGAATTTGCTCGTTCAGGTCGAGTGGCAGTTACCAAACCTATGAAAGACTTAACTTCTTATTTAAAAGAATTTGAAAAAAATAATAAACAAATAGTACAATAA
- the ilvB gene encoding biosynthetic-type acetolactate synthase large subunit, which produces MKTTELKITGAEAVIQSLKAEGVKTIFGYPGGAIMPIYDALFHHLEEVNHILTRHEQGAVHAAQGYARTSGKTGVVFAVSGSGATNLITGLADALIDSTPLVCITGQVASHLLGTDAFQETDVMGISMPVTKWNFQVTKAEDIATTLAKAFYIASSGRPGPVLVDITKDAQFEAIEFSYQKCNSVRSYQPRPKLNEEQVQVAANLLNEAKKPLMIVGQGIMLSNAEEELLAFVEKTGIPVASTLLGLGAFPSHHPLFVGMVGMHGNYAPNVKTNECDVLLAMGMRFDDRVTGDVSRYATQAKVVHVDIDTAEINKIIKADAPVVADAKEALTVLTDLVEKQNHQQWLDEFHQAKQNELKVLSENREKEFSDELRMDLVIDLLSQKTKGNAIVVTDVGQHQMMAAQFYRYNQTKSNVTSGGLGTMGFALPAAIGAKMANPEKQVVAIIGDGGFQMTLQELGTMMQNNIGVKIIILNNGYLGMVRQWQQMFFEKRYSFTDIQSPDFVALAASYNIKGQKVERQEELNNALDQLLNTENAYLLEVKVAREDNVFPMIPTGASVAEIRLQ; this is translated from the coding sequence ATGAAAACAACGGAATTAAAAATAACAGGTGCAGAAGCGGTGATACAAAGCCTGAAAGCTGAAGGAGTAAAAACGATATTTGGTTATCCAGGCGGTGCTATCATGCCAATTTATGATGCCTTATTTCATCATCTTGAAGAAGTAAATCACATCTTGACACGACACGAGCAAGGTGCTGTACACGCAGCTCAAGGCTATGCCAGAACCTCAGGGAAAACAGGGGTTGTATTTGCTGTGTCGGGTTCTGGAGCTACCAATTTAATTACAGGTTTAGCCGATGCTTTAATCGATTCTACACCACTGGTTTGCATCACCGGACAAGTGGCTTCTCACCTCTTGGGAACGGATGCTTTTCAGGAAACCGATGTCATGGGTATTTCGATGCCAGTAACCAAATGGAATTTTCAGGTAACTAAAGCAGAAGACATAGCAACAACATTGGCGAAAGCATTTTACATTGCCTCATCCGGTCGTCCTGGTCCAGTACTCGTGGACATCACCAAAGATGCTCAGTTTGAAGCGATTGAGTTTTCTTATCAGAAATGTAACTCTGTCAGAAGTTATCAGCCAAGGCCAAAATTGAATGAAGAACAAGTGCAAGTTGCTGCAAATTTACTGAACGAGGCAAAAAAACCTTTGATGATTGTCGGACAAGGAATTATGCTTTCCAATGCGGAAGAAGAACTATTGGCTTTTGTTGAAAAAACGGGTATTCCGGTGGCTTCTACGCTTTTGGGATTAGGAGCTTTTCCAAGTCATCACCCTTTATTTGTTGGAATGGTAGGTATGCATGGCAATTATGCACCCAATGTAAAAACCAATGAGTGCGATGTGTTACTTGCTATGGGAATGCGTTTTGACGACCGCGTTACAGGTGATGTTTCCCGGTATGCAACACAAGCAAAGGTGGTTCATGTCGATATAGACACCGCCGAAATCAATAAAATCATAAAAGCCGATGCTCCTGTTGTAGCCGATGCCAAAGAAGCACTAACCGTTTTAACGGATTTGGTAGAAAAACAAAATCATCAACAATGGTTGGATGAATTTCATCAGGCTAAGCAAAATGAATTGAAGGTACTTTCAGAAAATAGAGAAAAAGAATTTTCAGATGAACTTAGAATGGATTTGGTGATCGATTTACTTTCTCAAAAAACCAAGGGCAATGCAATCGTTGTAACCGATGTGGGGCAACACCAAATGATGGCGGCACAGTTCTATCGGTATAACCAAACCAAAAGCAATGTTACTTCAGGTGGATTGGGAACGATGGGCTTTGCGCTACCGGCAGCAATTGGAGCGAAAATGGCTAATCCCGAAAAACAAGTGGTGGCCATTATTGGCGATGGTGGTTTCCAAATGACTTTGCAGGAATTGGGAACGATGATGCAAAATAACATTGGCGTTAAAATCATTATTTTGAACAATGGCTACTTGGGAATGGTGCGGCAATGGCAACAAATGTTCTTTGAAAAAAGATATTCGTTTACCGACATACAAAGTCCTGATTTCGTTGCATTAGCAGCCTCTTACAATATCAAAGGTCAAAAAGTTGAAAGACAGGAGGAGTTGAACAACGCATTAGACCAACTTTTAAACACAGAAAATGCGTACCTGTTGGAAGTGAAAGTGGCTAGAGAAGACAATGTATTCCCAATGATTCCCACAGGAGCTTCGGTAGCTGAAATACGATTGCAATAA
- a CDS encoding transposase: protein MQGKKRYSEKLFVHFQLSDRVPEDNFYRQLDNALDLKFLYQATASFYGDEGQQSIDPVVFFKLMMVGYFENLSSDRRIITTASMRLDILYFIGYDIDEQLPWHSTLSRTRQLYGEDIFLQLFQKVLSLCVQQGMVRGKRQAIDSAFIKANASLDSLLEKEIVDDAADYIESLETEFDYKQKNETDEKSDNKNQKVKASTKNG from the coding sequence ATGCAAGGAAAAAAACGCTACTCCGAAAAATTATTTGTCCATTTTCAATTAAGCGACCGAGTTCCGGAAGATAATTTTTATCGGCAGTTGGATAATGCATTAGATTTAAAATTTTTATATCAAGCAACAGCCTCTTTTTATGGCGATGAAGGACAGCAAAGTATAGATCCAGTTGTATTTTTTAAATTAATGATGGTCGGTTATTTTGAAAACCTTTCCAGTGACAGAAGAATAATTACAACTGCCTCCATGCGATTGGATATTTTGTATTTTATTGGTTACGATATCGATGAACAGTTGCCATGGCATAGCACTTTAAGCAGAACACGGCAATTGTATGGAGAGGACATATTTTTACAATTATTTCAAAAAGTATTGTCACTTTGTGTGCAGCAAGGCATGGTTAGGGGTAAGCGCCAAGCAATTGATTCTGCATTTATAAAAGCAAATGCAAGTTTAGATTCATTGTTAGAAAAAGAAATTGTTGATGATGCAGCAGATTACATTGAATCATTAGAGACTGAATTTGATTACAAACAAAAAAATGAAACTGACGAAAAATCGGATAATAAAAATCAAAAGGTAAAAGCATCAACAAAAAATGGGTAG